Within Caminibacter pacificus, the genomic segment ATTCTCCCCACTCGGATCCGTAAAATTAACCGGATTGTCACCTATGTATCTGTAAAAGTTAAAATTAACTGAAAATTATTATCTTCTTATAAACAAACCAAATTCGTTAGCTTTTTTTTTATATTTAATCAGTTTTTCTTCACTATTAATATAAATTGGTAATACCATATCATAACCATAGCTAATAAATATATCTATGTTATCAAAATATATAATTCCACTAATTGCTTCCCTCAAAAATCCTTTAATAAAAAAATTAAAAAGAATTTCATCATTTATATGATATATATTTGAATTAAAAAAGTTTTTATATAAATTTAATATAATATATTTATCTATTTGGTCCATCCTGTTAATCTTATCTAAACAAATTTCGATATCAGAAAAATCTGTTCCTAAATCAAAAAGTTTAGCTTGGGATGAATTCTTTTTAAAAATAATTTGTAAAAATTTAATATATTTATTTTCTTCTTTTAATCTACAAAACTCATTATCAATAATTTTTAATTTAATATCTTCTTCTTCTTCTAAAGTTTCAGGAAATTGATCCAATAAATACATTTTATATTTTTTATTTTTAAAAAATAATTCATTATCATAAACTTTTAATTTTGCATCTGTAAATGAAAAATCTGGTTTTAAATTTGGAATTTCACAATTTTTTTTAATCTGCAATTCTATTTCCATTTTCATCATAAGACCCTTCTCTTTTTTTACCTTTCCTCCACTCTCTTTCATTTTTCCACCTTTTCCATTTTCTACCTCCATGCCCAGCTAAGTCTTTTTCCCAAACCGATCCATCTTTCGGGTTCTTAAATCCAGGTCTCTTTTGATTTCCTTTTTTTAATCTTGGCCATTTTGTCGGATCAAATTCTTCCGAATAACAAACACCTATACCTATTTCATCATCTGCATGAAAATACTCATAAATACCATATCCGGCTATTGCAAGAGTTGTAGCACCTAATACTGCCCACCCGACAGGATTAGTATACAATAATGGATCACCATATATGAGTGCTGCAAACTCCCCACTCGGATCCGTAAAATTAACCGGATTATCCCCTGCATATAACTAAAATTCTTCTTTTTATTATACTTTATGTAAATATCTCATTTACATCTCACAAAGCTACAAAGATATGTATTAATTATTTCAAATAAATATTTTATCCACAAAAACAAACATCCCTCATCTTTAAAATATAAAAACCAAACAGCAATAATTAATATTATCATACCTACTAAAAAATTGACAAAAACGTTTTTCTTATTCATATTGTTTAAAAAATATACTACATTTTTACACATTTTATTTGCCCCGAACATAAGCAAATAAATCATCATAAAAACTAAAAAAAGATTTATTATTTTCTCATAAGTTTCCATATTGATTATTAAAACTATAAAATGTCTATCCAAAAATAAGATGTTTTAAATAATCTATCCACAATAACAATAAACCACCTTTAAAATAAAACAAAATATATATCGTCCCACTTATCATAACAATACCCATAAATAATATTTCTATAAATAAATACTTAACCCCCTCTCCTTTAAAAAGATAATCTTTTGAAGTAAATTTAAATAATCCGTATTCCTTAAAAGCATCATAAGCTTTACATAAAATATATATTCCCACAGGTATTCCTATAAAAACACATGCAAATGTAAATATCCCATTTATTATTAAATTAATGATATCCAATGAATATAATATATTATTGGTTTGCAACCACTCCTCCTATTACTGATCCTATTGCTGTTCCTTCTTTTTCATAATGAGATGGAGGTACCTTTTTAAACTCATATTTCATTATATCAACAGGTCTATACAACATACCACCAATTCTTCCTCCACTATATCCAATACTTCCACCAATGCCACCTAATACACCGCTTCTCCATAATTGATTAAAATCAAACCCATTAAAACACGGATTATCCAATTGCTGATATCCATTATTAATCATATTTGCAACTGAACCAAAGAAAAATGCTTTTATAAATGTACTTCCATATCCTCCCAATGCTCCTGTAGCTGTAGCAACTAAAAGTCGTTTAATGCTTCTTTCATTAAATCCTAATATTCCTTGCTTATATTGATTATACACTTCATATCCCAAACCAATTATGGCACCAATTAAATTTGCAATCCACTCCCCACTCGGATCCGTAAAATTAACCGGATTGTCACCTACGTATCTGTAAAAGTTAAAATCTCCTGAGGTAAAGCCTATCGGGTCCTCGCTTATGAATCTTTGAATCGTAGGGTCATAGTATCTCGCTCTATAGTAATACAGCTCTTCCTTATCATATTCCCTTCCGGTGTATGTGTATGGGTTGTTTGTTTCTTTTGTCTTTGTATGTTTAATTATTCTACCGTAATGGTTGTCGTATGTAAAGGTTTCAACTACGTTACCGTCTTGGTCCGTTAGGGCAAGTATGCTTCCCTGG encodes:
- a CDS encoding toxin C-terminal domain-containing protein, whose translation is MYTNPVGWAVLGATTLAIAGYGIYEYFHADDEIGIGVCYSEEFDPTKWPRLKKGNQKRPGFKNPKDGSVWEKDLAGHGGRKWKRWKNEREWRKGKKREGSYDENGNRIAD